A window of Candidatus Desulfatibia profunda genomic DNA:
TGCCCCCTGGATCGTAAATTTTTTTTCATATAGAAGATACTTGATTTTTAAGATCAGCTCAAGATCGCTTTTTCGGTACAGTCTATGGCCTGAAGGTGTCCGCTTTGGTTTTATTTTTTTGAATTCAGACTCCCAGAACCTTAAAACATACGCCGGAACACCCGTAATTACACTAACTTCTCCAACCTTGAAGTACAGT
This region includes:
- a CDS encoding MerR family transcriptional regulator, whose protein sequence is MQDKQPNQTELPDKLYFKVGEVSVITGVPAYVLRFWESEFKKIKPKRTPSGHRLYRKSDLELILKIKYLLYEKKFTIQGARKHLSAGTVEVKERSSSITVAEIRSELKSIRDLIG